In Salarias fasciatus chromosome 2, fSalaFa1.1, whole genome shotgun sequence, one genomic interval encodes:
- the LOC115400504 gene encoding NLR family CARD domain-containing protein 3-like isoform X1, giving the protein MPPDDSLPPAQDEAVSQSAGQYKDTEDRAAPSKPAQSGETENQEGLPSSKEQQTPDSAGCGPELVRDRGSVPAPSIMSLKSSWSMASPLHFGGSADEIPKIEEQSSEVPHSQPDPDYQTPSDILYTLLEQSIFTFMKSELKKLLNPDYPGCSENEVEDEDEDQRSCRDAFQKILLHFLRGMKWNDLAKRLQSRSSIPRKLKSTLKKRFQYVLEGISEAGNSTLLNQIYTELHVTEGGTAEVREEHEVLQIETASRRADRAETSIRPEDIFKVSPGRSQPARTVLTKGVAGIGKTVLTQKFTLDWAEDKANPDIHFTFPFTFRELNVLKEKKFSLLGLVHHFFPETREAEICSFEDSRVVFIFDGLDECRLPLDFTNTEILTDVTESASVGVLLTNLIRGELLPSARLWITTRPAAANQIPADRVDMVTEVRGFTDPQKEEYFKRRCREEEQARRIVSHVKTSRSLHIMCHIPVFCWITATVLEEVLRSSEGGELPKTLTQMYIHHLTVQARVQKVKYAGGAVGDPLWSPESRQMISSLGKLAFDQMQKGNLIFYESDLTECGVDVPAASMCSGLFTQIFREEKGLHQGRVFCFIHLSLQEFLAALRVHQTFIESGVNLLDDRKTNFRSKIFKMKPKLHLLHQRAVDEALKSSSGHLDLFLRFLLGLSLPANQELLRGLLLQTGSSPQANQKTAQYIKEKLSESLSAERSINLFHCLNELNDGSLVEEIQQSLSSGRLSKEKMSPAQWSALVFCLLSSEEELEVFDLEKYDASEEALLKLLPVVKASNKAQLGGCNLSERSCAALSSVLSSQSSRLKHLDLSNNSLLDSGVTLLSDGLQSPNCKLEALILSGCKVSEGSCAALSSVLNSQSSSLKHLDLSNNNLQDSGVTLLSNGLQSPNCKLEALRLSTCNLSERSCAALSSLLSSQSSSLKLLDLSNNSLQDSGVTLLSDGLQSPNCKLDNLSLSGCLVSEEGCDSLVSALTSSASRLTELDLTYNHPGDSGLKQLHAAVEDPHCGLNTLRVQPAGVQWLRADLRKYSCELTVDRDTVHREITLSENGRRLRQVQEPQDYPDHPHRFEASHQFLCENPLTGRCYWEVEWSGGVHISVAHSRVSRKGKSDQCWFGGNDHSWSLFSSDGGYSVWHNKRGTSIPSSSSSSSSSSSSSSSSSSSSSSSSSGRVGVYVDHPAGTLSFYRVSDSLIHLHTFRATFTEALYAGFGFWSWSVVAPPSSVFLCPLERDDRRL; this is encoded by the exons atgccCCCGGACGACTCTCTGCCTCCGGCTCAG GACGAGGCGGTGAGTCAGAGCGCGGGTCAGTATAAGGACACGGAGGACAGAGCCGCTCCTTCTAAACCTGCTCAGAGTGGAGAAACTGAGAACCAGGAAGGACTCCCAAG ctCGAAGGAGCAGCAAACCCCGGACTCCGCTGGTTGTGGACCTGAACTCGTCCGTGACCGTGGATCTGTTCCTGCCCCCAGCATCATGTCACTAAAGAGCAGCTGGTCGATGGCGTCTCCGCTTCACTTCGGTGGATCTGCTGatgaaat ACCCAAAATAGAAGAGCAGAGCTCCGAGGTCCCACACAGTCAGCCTGATCCAGACTACCAGACTCCTTCTGACATCTTGTATACG ctgctggagcagagcaTCTTCACTTTCATGAAGAGTGAACTGAAGAAGCTCCTGAATCCAGATTACCCAGGATGCTCTGAGAATGAggtggaggatgaggatgaagaccagaggagctgcagagacgcATTTCAGAAGATATTACTGCACTTCCTGAGGGGGATGAAGTGGAACGACCTTGCTAAACGCCTGCAGAGCA gATCTTCAATTCCCCGCAAGCTGAAATCCACcctgaagaagaggttccagtATGTGCTTGAGGGCATCTCTGAAGCTGGAAACTCGACGCTCCTGAATCAGATCTACACGGAGCTCCACgtcacagagggagggactgcagaggtcagagaggagcaTGAGGTCCTGCAGATTGAAACAGCATCCAGGAGAGCAGACAGGGCAGAAACCAGCATCAGGCCTGAAGACATCTTCAAAGTCTCACCTGGAAGGTCTCAGCCGGCACGAAcggtgctgacaaagggagtggctggcatcgGGAAGACGGTCCTcacacagaagttcactctggactgggctgaagacaaagccAACCCGGACATCCACTTCACATTTCcgttcaccttcagagagctgaatgtgctgaaagagaagaagttcagcttgctgggacttgttcatcacttctttcCCGAAACCAGAGAGGCAgaaatctgcagctttgaagattCCCGGGTggtcttcatctttgacggcctggacgagtgtcgactccctctggacttcacCAACACCGAGATCCTGACTGATGTTACCGAGTCCGCCTCAGTGGGTGTGCTGCTGACGAACCTCATCAGGGGAGagctgcttccctctgctcgcctctggatcaccacccGACccgcagcagccaatcagatccctgccgACCGTGTGGacatggtgacagaggtccgagggttcaccgacccgcagaaggaggagtacttcaagaggaggtgcagggaggaggagcaggccaggaGGATTGTCTCCCACGTCAAGACCTCgcggagcctccacatcatgtgccacatccccgtcttctgctggatcaccgCTACGGTTCTGGAGGAGGTGCTGAGGAgctcagagggaggagagctgcccaagaccctgactcagatgtacatccaccacctgaCTGTCCAGGCCAGAGTCCAGAAGGTCAAGTATGCTGGAGGAGCCGTCGGAGATCCactctggagtccagagagcaggcagATGATCAGCTCTCTGGGGAAACTGGCCTTCGATCagatgcagaaaggaaacctgatcttctatgaatCTGACTTGACAGAATGTGGCGTCGATGTCCCAGCAGCCTCCATGTGCTCAGGACTCTTCACACAGATCTTTAGAGAGGAGAAAGGCCTGCACCAGGGCAgggtgttctgcttcatccatctcagccttcaggagtttctggctgctcttcgtgtccatcagaccttcatcgaGTCTGGAGTCAACCTGCTGGACGATCGCAAAACAAATTTCCGGTCAAAAATCTTCAAGATGAAACCcaagctccacctcctccatcagagagcagtggacgaggccttgaagagttccagtggacacctggacttgttcctccgcttcctcctgggccTCTCACTCCCGGCCAATCAGGAGCTCTTGCGAGgtttgctgctgcagacaggaagtagccCACAGGCCAATCAGAAGACAGCCCAGTacatcaaggagaagctgagcgagagtctgtctgcagagagaagcatcaacctgttccactgtctgaatgagcTGAACGACGgctctctggtggaggagatccagcaGTCCCTCAGCTCAGGACGCCTCTCCAAGGAGAAAATGTCTCCCGCCCAGTGGTCGGCGCTGGTTTTCTGTTTACTGTCCTctgaagaggagctggaggtctTTGACCTGGAGAAATACgatgcttcagaggaggctcttctgaagctgctgcctgtGGTCAAGGCTTCCAACAAAGCTCA GCTGGGTGGTTGTAacctgtcagagagaagctgtgcagctctgtcctcagtcctcagctctcagtcctccaggctgaagcatctggacctgagtaacaacagCCTGCTGGATTCAGGAGTGACGCTGCTGTCGGACGGACTgcagagtccaaactgtaaactggaagctctcat ACTGAGCGGCTGTAAGGTGTCAGAGGGAAGCTGTGcggctctgtcctcagtcctcaactctcagtcctccagtctgaaacatctggacctgagtaacaacaacctgcaggattcaggagtgactCTGCTGTCCAACGGACTgcagagtccaaactgtaaactggaagctctcag ACTGAGCACCTGCAacctgtcagagagaagctgtgcaGCTCTGTCCTCACTCCTCAGctcccagtcctccagtctgaaacttctggacctgagtaacaacagCCTGCAGGATTCAGGCGTGACGCTGCTGTCGGACGGACTgcagagtccaaactgtaaactggaTAATCTGAG cctgtcagggtgtctggtctccgAGGAGGGATGCGACTCTCTGGTCTCAGCTTTGACCTCCAGCGCCTCCCGTCTGACCGAGCTGGACCTGACTTACAACCATCCGGGAGATTCAggactgaagcagctgcatgctgctgtggaggacCCGCACTGCGGACTGAACACTCTCAG GGTGCAGCCGGCTGGAGTTCAGTGGCTGAGAGCAGACCTCAGGAAGT ATTCCTGTGAGCTGACTGTGGACAGGGACACGGTCCACCGAGAAATCACGCTGTCGGAGAACGGCAGGAGGCTGCGGCAGGTGCAGGAGCCACAGGACTATCCCGATCACCCACACAGGTTCGAGGCCTCGCACcagtttctgtgtgaaaatCCTCTGACTGGTCGCtgctactgggaggtggagtggagcggaggagtCCACATCTCCGTCGCTCACAGCAGAGTCAGCAGGAAAGGGAAGTCCGACCAGTGCTGGTTCGGAGGAAACGACCACTCCTGGAGTCTGTTCTCCTCCGATGGAGGGTACTCTGTGTGGCACAACAAGAGGGGCACGtccatcccctcctcctcctcctcctcctcctcctcctcctcgtcttcctcctcctcctcctcgtcttcctcctcctcctcctctggtagagtcGGAGTGTATGTGGACCATCCTGCTGGCACCCTGTCCTTCTACAGAGTCTcagactctctgatccacctccacACCTTCAGGGCCACGTTCACTGAAGCTCTGTACGCCGGCTTTggcttctggtcctggtctgtggtggctccgccctcctccgtGTTCCTGTGTCCTCTGGAGAGGGATGATCGCCGGCtctag
- the LOC115400504 gene encoding NLR family CARD domain-containing protein 3-like isoform X2: MPPDDSLPPAQDEAVSQSAGQYKDTEDRAAPSKPAQSGETENQEGLPSSKEQQTPDSAGCGPELVRDRGSVPAPSIMSLKSSWSMASPLHFGGSADEIPKIEEQSSEVPHSQPDPDYQTPSDILYTLLEQSIFTFMKSELKKLLNPDYPGCSENEVEDEDEDQRSCRDAFQKILLHFLRGMKWNDLAKRLQSRSSIPRKLKSTLKKRFQYVLEGISEAGNSTLLNQIYTELHVTEGGTAEVREEHEVLQIETASRRADRAETSIRPEDIFKVSPGRSQPARTVLTKGVAGIGKTVLTQKFTLDWAEDKANPDIHFTFPFTFRELNVLKEKKFSLLGLVHHFFPETREAEICSFEDSRVVFIFDGLDECRLPLDFTNTEILTDVTESASVGVLLTNLIRGELLPSARLWITTRPAAANQIPADRVDMVTEVRGFTDPQKEEYFKRRCREEEQARRIVSHVKTSRSLHIMCHIPVFCWITATVLEEVLRSSEGGELPKTLTQMYIHHLTVQARVQKVKYAGGAVGDPLWSPESRQMISSLGKLAFDQMQKGNLIFYESDLTECGVDVPAASMCSGLFTQIFREEKGLHQGRVFCFIHLSLQEFLAALRVHQTFIESGVNLLDDRKTNFRSKIFKMKPKLHLLHQRAVDEALKSSSGHLDLFLRFLLGLSLPANQELLRGLLLQTGSSPQANQKTAQYIKEKLSESLSAERSINLFHCLNELNDGSLVEEIQQSLSSGRLSKEKMSPAQWSALVFCLLSSEEELEVFDLEKYDASEEALLKLLPVVKASNKAQLGGCNLSERSCAALSSVLSSQSSRLKHLDLSNNSLLDSGVTLLSDGLQSPNCKLEALILSGCLVSEEGCDSLVSALTSSASRLTELDLTYNHPGDSGLKQLHAAVEDPHCGLNTLRVQPAGVQWLRADLRKYSCELTVDRDTVHREITLSENGRRLRQVQEPQDYPDHPHRFEASHQFLCENPLTGRCYWEVEWSGGVHISVAHSRVSRKGKSDQCWFGGNDHSWSLFSSDGGYSVWHNKRGTSIPSSSSSSSSSSSSSSSSSSSSSSSSSGRVGVYVDHPAGTLSFYRVSDSLIHLHTFRATFTEALYAGFGFWSWSVVAPPSSVFLCPLERDDRRL, from the exons atgccCCCGGACGACTCTCTGCCTCCGGCTCAG GACGAGGCGGTGAGTCAGAGCGCGGGTCAGTATAAGGACACGGAGGACAGAGCCGCTCCTTCTAAACCTGCTCAGAGTGGAGAAACTGAGAACCAGGAAGGACTCCCAAG ctCGAAGGAGCAGCAAACCCCGGACTCCGCTGGTTGTGGACCTGAACTCGTCCGTGACCGTGGATCTGTTCCTGCCCCCAGCATCATGTCACTAAAGAGCAGCTGGTCGATGGCGTCTCCGCTTCACTTCGGTGGATCTGCTGatgaaat ACCCAAAATAGAAGAGCAGAGCTCCGAGGTCCCACACAGTCAGCCTGATCCAGACTACCAGACTCCTTCTGACATCTTGTATACG ctgctggagcagagcaTCTTCACTTTCATGAAGAGTGAACTGAAGAAGCTCCTGAATCCAGATTACCCAGGATGCTCTGAGAATGAggtggaggatgaggatgaagaccagaggagctgcagagacgcATTTCAGAAGATATTACTGCACTTCCTGAGGGGGATGAAGTGGAACGACCTTGCTAAACGCCTGCAGAGCA gATCTTCAATTCCCCGCAAGCTGAAATCCACcctgaagaagaggttccagtATGTGCTTGAGGGCATCTCTGAAGCTGGAAACTCGACGCTCCTGAATCAGATCTACACGGAGCTCCACgtcacagagggagggactgcagaggtcagagaggagcaTGAGGTCCTGCAGATTGAAACAGCATCCAGGAGAGCAGACAGGGCAGAAACCAGCATCAGGCCTGAAGACATCTTCAAAGTCTCACCTGGAAGGTCTCAGCCGGCACGAAcggtgctgacaaagggagtggctggcatcgGGAAGACGGTCCTcacacagaagttcactctggactgggctgaagacaaagccAACCCGGACATCCACTTCACATTTCcgttcaccttcagagagctgaatgtgctgaaagagaagaagttcagcttgctgggacttgttcatcacttctttcCCGAAACCAGAGAGGCAgaaatctgcagctttgaagattCCCGGGTggtcttcatctttgacggcctggacgagtgtcgactccctctggacttcacCAACACCGAGATCCTGACTGATGTTACCGAGTCCGCCTCAGTGGGTGTGCTGCTGACGAACCTCATCAGGGGAGagctgcttccctctgctcgcctctggatcaccacccGACccgcagcagccaatcagatccctgccgACCGTGTGGacatggtgacagaggtccgagggttcaccgacccgcagaaggaggagtacttcaagaggaggtgcagggaggaggagcaggccaggaGGATTGTCTCCCACGTCAAGACCTCgcggagcctccacatcatgtgccacatccccgtcttctgctggatcaccgCTACGGTTCTGGAGGAGGTGCTGAGGAgctcagagggaggagagctgcccaagaccctgactcagatgtacatccaccacctgaCTGTCCAGGCCAGAGTCCAGAAGGTCAAGTATGCTGGAGGAGCCGTCGGAGATCCactctggagtccagagagcaggcagATGATCAGCTCTCTGGGGAAACTGGCCTTCGATCagatgcagaaaggaaacctgatcttctatgaatCTGACTTGACAGAATGTGGCGTCGATGTCCCAGCAGCCTCCATGTGCTCAGGACTCTTCACACAGATCTTTAGAGAGGAGAAAGGCCTGCACCAGGGCAgggtgttctgcttcatccatctcagccttcaggagtttctggctgctcttcgtgtccatcagaccttcatcgaGTCTGGAGTCAACCTGCTGGACGATCGCAAAACAAATTTCCGGTCAAAAATCTTCAAGATGAAACCcaagctccacctcctccatcagagagcagtggacgaggccttgaagagttccagtggacacctggacttgttcctccgcttcctcctgggccTCTCACTCCCGGCCAATCAGGAGCTCTTGCGAGgtttgctgctgcagacaggaagtagccCACAGGCCAATCAGAAGACAGCCCAGTacatcaaggagaagctgagcgagagtctgtctgcagagagaagcatcaacctgttccactgtctgaatgagcTGAACGACGgctctctggtggaggagatccagcaGTCCCTCAGCTCAGGACGCCTCTCCAAGGAGAAAATGTCTCCCGCCCAGTGGTCGGCGCTGGTTTTCTGTTTACTGTCCTctgaagaggagctggaggtctTTGACCTGGAGAAATACgatgcttcagaggaggctcttctgaagctgctgcctgtGGTCAAGGCTTCCAACAAAGCTCA GCTGGGTGGTTGTAacctgtcagagagaagctgtgcagctctgtcctcagtcctcagctctcagtcctccaggctgaagcatctggacctgagtaacaacagCCTGCTGGATTCAGGAGTGACGCTGCTGTCGGACGGACTgcagagtccaaactgtaaactggaagctctcat cctgtcagggtgtctggtctccgAGGAGGGATGCGACTCTCTGGTCTCAGCTTTGACCTCCAGCGCCTCCCGTCTGACCGAGCTGGACCTGACTTACAACCATCCGGGAGATTCAggactgaagcagctgcatgctgctgtggaggacCCGCACTGCGGACTGAACACTCTCAG GGTGCAGCCGGCTGGAGTTCAGTGGCTGAGAGCAGACCTCAGGAAGT ATTCCTGTGAGCTGACTGTGGACAGGGACACGGTCCACCGAGAAATCACGCTGTCGGAGAACGGCAGGAGGCTGCGGCAGGTGCAGGAGCCACAGGACTATCCCGATCACCCACACAGGTTCGAGGCCTCGCACcagtttctgtgtgaaaatCCTCTGACTGGTCGCtgctactgggaggtggagtggagcggaggagtCCACATCTCCGTCGCTCACAGCAGAGTCAGCAGGAAAGGGAAGTCCGACCAGTGCTGGTTCGGAGGAAACGACCACTCCTGGAGTCTGTTCTCCTCCGATGGAGGGTACTCTGTGTGGCACAACAAGAGGGGCACGtccatcccctcctcctcctcctcctcctcctcctcctcctcgtcttcctcctcctcctcctcgtcttcctcctcctcctcctctggtagagtcGGAGTGTATGTGGACCATCCTGCTGGCACCCTGTCCTTCTACAGAGTCTcagactctctgatccacctccacACCTTCAGGGCCACGTTCACTGAAGCTCTGTACGCCGGCTTTggcttctggtcctggtctgtggtggctccgccctcctccgtGTTCCTGTGTCCTCTGGAGAGGGATGATCGCCGGCtctag